A genomic stretch from Vicia villosa cultivar HV-30 ecotype Madison, WI unplaced genomic scaffold, Vvil1.0 ctg.001262F_1_1, whole genome shotgun sequence includes:
- the LOC131634226 gene encoding uncharacterized protein LOC131634226 yields the protein MVNMSQSMANSFWFDQDVDFSASASIGLSGGLLILWKKHEVEVICSFRGVGFLGIKVVWKNHVYYIINVYSYCAGEDKRILWNRLLELKAMFNDGDWVVGGDFNAVKNRGERVGRSFSANSAEWSYVSAFIDDMNLVDVPCKKKKFSWFSGDGRSKSRLHCFLVSDSVINRWGVVGQRIDDRDVSDHCPVWLMADQKDWGPKPFKFNNEWFRDKEFHIFVEKEWKDLNVSGRGDFVLKEKMRLLKPRLRWWNSNVFRRIDLDIENDVNVINRVDEVEGPDENDLDSRNRSTSSKYFHRVMKQRLRRNHIDGMIINRDMEESVDNVKRGVVQHFAKRFVEEVPVRSVLEGVVFKSLSIEDRIWVELRFTEVEVKEAIWNCDGSKSPGPDGYSILFIKWCWSFIKEDIMSCFGDFHTGAVLSKSITSSFLALIPKKNNPMDLDDFRPICLVGCIHKILSKVLAGRLKKIVGGVISNS from the exons ATGGTGAATATGAGTCAGTCCATGGCCAATAGCTTCTGGTTCGATCAGGATGTCGATTTCTCTGCGTCAGCCTCTATTGGTTTATCGGGGGGATTGTTGATTCTTTGGAAAAAACATGAAGTCGAGGTTATATGCAGTTTTAGGGGAGTGGGGTTTCTGGGCATTAAAGTCGTTTGGAAGAATCATGTGTATTACATTATTAATGTGTACTCTTATTGTGCGGGGGAAGACAAGAGGATTTTATGGAATCGGTTACTGGAATTGAAAGCTATGTTCAATGATGGCGATTGGGTGGTTGGGGGTGATTTTAATGCAGTGAAAAATAGAGGAGAAAGAGTTGGGAGATCGTTCTCTGCAAATTCAGCAGAATGGAGTTACGTTTCTGCCTTCATTGATGACATGAATTTAGTAGACGTCCCGTGCAAGAAGAAAAAGTTCAGTTGGTTTAGTGGAGACGGTCGCTCTAAGAGTAGATTACACTGTTTCCTTGTTTCAGACTCTGTTATTAATAGATGGGGTGTGGTGGGGCAGCGGATTGATGATCGTGATGTGTCGGATCACTGTCCAGTTTGGTTGATGGCGGACCAAAAGGATTGGGGGCCTAAACCATTCAAGTTTAACAATGAGTGGTTTAGGGATAAGGAGTTTCATATTTTCGTGGAAAAGGAATGGAAAGACCTAAATGTTTCAGGGAGAGGCGATTTTGTGCTGAAGGAAAAAATGCGTTTGCTGAAGCCGAGACTTAGATGGTGGAATAGCAACGTTTTCAGAAGGATTGATTTGGACATAGAGAATGATGTTAACGTAATCAATAGGGTGGATGAAGTAGAAGGGCCTGACGAGAATGATCTAGACAGCCGTAATAGAAGCACGAGCAG TAAGTACTTTCATAGAGTTATGAAGCAAAGACTCCGGAGAAACCACATAGACGGTATGATCATCAACAGAGACATGGAGGAGTCGGTGGATAACGTCAAAAGAGGAGTTGTTCAGCATTTTGCTAAGAGGTTTGTGGAGGAGGTTCCTGTGAGGTCTGTTTTGGAAGGTGTTGTTTTCAAGAGTCTTAGTATTGAAGACAGAATTTGGGTTGAATTAAGGTTCACTGAGGTGGAGGTCAAGGAAGCAATATGGAATTGTGATGGTTCAAAATCCCCGGGTCCCGATGGTTACTCCATCTTGTTCATAAAGTGGTGCTGGTCGTTTATCAAGGAAGATATTATGTCTTGCTTTGGTGATTTTCACACTGGGGCTGTTTTGTCTAAATCGATTACTTCGTCTTTTCTCGCTCTAATTCCTAAGAAGAACAACCCTATGGACTTAGACGACTTTAGACCAATATGCTTGGTTGGATGCATACACAAAATTTTATCAAAGGTGTTAGcgggaaggttgaagaagattgtTGGAGGGGTTATTTCTAATAGCTAA